In Caproicibacterium amylolyticum, a genomic segment contains:
- the recQ gene encoding DNA helicase RecQ: MNKAEVLKEYFGYDSFRTGQEQVVDALLAGRDALAVMPTGAGKSLCFQVPALLLPGITLVVSPLISLMQDQVRELVESGVPAAYLNSALTDSQYAHALRNAAAGKYKIIYAAPERLLTDRFQAFVQQVQISLVAVDEAHCVSQWGQDFRPGYLQIIEFVAGLAERPAVAAFTATATEVVKKDIVRLLQLKDPCEVVTGFDRENLFYEVRRPHNKKNELLAVLSRFRDESGIVYCSTRKNVEDVCDFLNEQGYPAARYHAGLSQVERQKNQEDFLYDRVAVMVATNAFGMGIDKSNVRFVIHFNMPKDLESYYQEAGRAGRDGAPAQCILLYSGQDVRTNQFLIEHGNEDDTLDEAAREEVHKKDRERLRQMTFYSTTQHCLRHFILKYFGEKSPMFCNACGNCTAAAEEVDMTVDAQKILCCVRRTGERFGAGIITDILLGAESERIQSLGLNHQSTYGSLSNLKADAVRTRIQWLLENGCLQRTDGDYPVLQLGSEASDVLFRGQKVMLRTVKEEKKPERRRAQPGTEIVNPELFERLRTLRKKIAAKQSVPAFVIFTDATLRAMSTFMPVTEQDMIGKVNGVGEKKLRRYGKAFLDCIRAYRKEK; this comes from the coding sequence GTGAACAAAGCAGAAGTCTTAAAAGAATATTTTGGGTATGACAGTTTCCGTACCGGGCAGGAACAAGTGGTGGATGCACTGCTTGCCGGGCGGGACGCACTGGCGGTCATGCCGACCGGTGCGGGCAAGTCCCTCTGCTTTCAGGTGCCGGCGCTGCTGCTGCCGGGAATCACGCTTGTGGTGTCACCGCTGATTTCTCTGATGCAGGACCAGGTGCGTGAGCTGGTGGAGTCCGGCGTGCCGGCGGCGTACCTGAACAGCGCCCTGACGGACAGCCAGTACGCGCACGCTTTGCGCAATGCCGCGGCAGGAAAGTATAAAATCATTTACGCCGCACCGGAGCGGCTGCTGACCGACCGCTTTCAGGCGTTTGTGCAGCAGGTACAGATTTCGCTGGTGGCGGTGGATGAAGCCCACTGCGTTTCGCAGTGGGGACAAGATTTCCGCCCCGGTTATTTGCAGATTATCGAATTTGTGGCGGGACTGGCAGAGCGTCCTGCGGTGGCGGCTTTTACAGCGACGGCAACGGAAGTGGTCAAAAAGGACATTGTCCGTCTGCTGCAGCTGAAAGACCCCTGCGAGGTGGTGACCGGTTTTGACCGCGAAAATCTGTTTTATGAGGTACGCCGTCCGCACAACAAAAAGAATGAACTGCTGGCGGTTTTAAGCCGTTTTCGGGATGAATCCGGAATTGTGTACTGTTCCACCCGCAAAAATGTAGAGGATGTATGTGATTTCTTAAATGAACAGGGTTACCCTGCAGCACGGTACCACGCGGGACTTTCGCAGGTGGAGCGCCAGAAAAATCAGGAGGATTTTCTGTATGACCGGGTGGCAGTCATGGTGGCGACCAATGCGTTTGGCATGGGAATCGACAAATCCAATGTGCGGTTTGTCATTCATTTTAATATGCCAAAGGATTTGGAAAGCTACTATCAGGAAGCGGGCCGCGCGGGGCGTGACGGCGCACCGGCACAGTGTATTCTGCTGTACAGCGGGCAGGATGTGCGCACGAATCAATTCCTGATTGAGCACGGCAATGAAGACGACACGCTGGACGAAGCCGCGCGGGAGGAAGTGCACAAAAAAGACCGTGAACGGCTGCGCCAGATGACCTTTTACAGCACCACACAGCACTGCCTGCGGCACTTCATTTTAAAGTATTTCGGCGAAAAAAGCCCCATGTTTTGCAATGCCTGCGGTAACTGCACAGCGGCCGCGGAGGAAGTGGACATGACGGTGGACGCACAAAAAATCCTTTGCTGTGTCAGGCGTACGGGGGAACGCTTTGGTGCCGGCATAATTACCGATATTTTGTTGGGCGCGGAGAGTGAACGCATCCAAAGCCTTGGACTGAATCATCAGTCCACTTACGGTTCGCTGTCCAATTTGAAAGCGGACGCGGTGCGCACGCGTATCCAGTGGCTGTTGGAAAACGGCTGTCTGCAGCGCACTGACGGCGATTATCCGGTGCTGCAGCTTGGTTCTGAAGCATCTGATGTGCTGTTCCGTGGGCAAAAGGTGATGCTGCGTACTGTGAAAGAGGAGAAAAAGCCGGAGCGCAGACGGGCGCAGCCGGGGACGGAAATCGTCAATCCGGAGCTCTTCGAGCGCCTGCGTACCCTCCGCAAGAAAATCGCTGCAAAGCAAAGCGTTCCCGCTTTTGTCATTTTTACAGATGCGACCCTGCGTGCGATGTCCACTTTTATGCCGGTGACTGAGCAAGACATGATTGGCAAGGTGAACGGTGTCGGCGAAAAAAAGCTGCGGCGCTACGGTAAGGCATTTTTAGACTGCATTCGTGCGTATCGAAAAGAAAAATGA
- a CDS encoding SDR family NAD(P)-dependent oxidoreductase, whose translation MRIAVVTGASSGLGREFVRQISENEAVQEIWVIARRKNRLQELAAEIVGVHVRPIPLDLTVKDDIQIFRELLEKEKPDVRILVNAAGFGKIGTYADISPKDCDGMIDLNCRAAVDITVISLPYMREGARILEICSTAGFQPLPGLGLYAASKAFLLRYSRALRWELFPRGIHTTAVCPYWIKDTEFIPTARETKNGRAVQHFPLASHAHSVVRLALWDSRLNLAVSTPSPVSFVHRIAAKFIPHCVMIAIWELLRRM comes from the coding sequence ATGCGGATTGCAGTTGTAACCGGCGCTTCCAGCGGCCTTGGCCGCGAATTTGTACGCCAAATTAGCGAAAACGAAGCCGTGCAGGAAATCTGGGTTATTGCCCGCCGGAAAAACCGGCTGCAGGAGCTGGCCGCCGAAATTGTCGGCGTACACGTGCGCCCCATTCCACTGGATTTAACCGTGAAAGATGACATTCAGATTTTCAGAGAACTGCTCGAAAAGGAAAAACCAGATGTGCGGATTCTGGTAAATGCCGCTGGGTTCGGCAAAATCGGCACTTATGCGGACATTTCCCCGAAAGACTGTGACGGCATGATTGACCTGAACTGCCGCGCAGCAGTGGACATCACGGTTATTTCTCTGCCGTATATGCGGGAGGGTGCGCGAATCCTGGAAATCTGCTCTACCGCGGGCTTTCAGCCGCTGCCGGGACTTGGTCTTTACGCCGCCAGCAAGGCGTTTTTGCTGCGCTACAGCCGTGCCCTGCGCTGGGAGCTGTTTCCCCGCGGCATCCACACAACCGCAGTTTGTCCTTACTGGATTAAAGACACGGAATTCATTCCAACCGCACGCGAAACCAAAAACGGCAGGGCAGTACAGCACTTTCCGCTTGCCAGCCATGCACACAGCGTTGTGCGGCTGGCTTTGTGGGACAGCAGGCTGAACCTTGCGGTTTCCACACCCAGCCCCGTCAGCTTTGTACACCGCATTGCGGCAAAGTTCATTCCACACTGCGTAATGATTGCAATTTGGGAACTGCTGCGCCGCATGTAA
- a CDS encoding FliG C-terminal domain-containing protein yields the protein MDNFEYISSRLQCADAEKENAFATVMRLCTYAAKAHAEGPLSLEPLLPAEPDPFLQDGLRRVVDAENPETLREALQIHILAANASGNRFLEMMVIADGVYQLQKGMHPHALLSRLGEWFGDTYRERFITALAQLDAEEKQRALQARAKREAEATQIARAQLAAQDEVLVQQDASTAPTSSPAAATTASLAPPVKAPAAVPTATDAPVPQATAAKPHAAVSSVMEFHQLGSCRITAIERLLKDVDDRTLAAALKGVDKPLFSLFWSAMPKDRCEKLLEDMSSALNIRTKDVEEAQTIILNTAKALEQKQELTLDFPDGELLAPHWEVIL from the coding sequence ATGGATAACTTTGAATACATCAGCAGCCGCCTGCAGTGTGCGGATGCAGAAAAGGAAAATGCCTTTGCCACGGTGATGCGTCTTTGCACCTACGCCGCCAAAGCACATGCCGAGGGTCCGCTTTCTCTGGAACCGCTGCTTCCTGCGGAACCGGACCCTTTTCTGCAGGATGGTCTGCGCCGCGTGGTAGATGCAGAAAACCCGGAAACTCTGCGGGAAGCACTGCAGATTCACATACTGGCCGCAAACGCAAGCGGAAACCGCTTTTTAGAAATGATGGTCATTGCGGACGGTGTGTATCAGCTGCAAAAGGGAATGCACCCACACGCCCTTCTCAGCCGCCTTGGAGAGTGGTTTGGCGACACGTACCGGGAACGGTTTATAACAGCACTGGCACAGTTAGACGCAGAGGAAAAGCAACGTGCCCTGCAGGCGCGGGCGAAACGAGAGGCAGAAGCCACCCAAATTGCCCGCGCACAGCTTGCCGCACAGGATGAAGTGTTGGTGCAGCAGGACGCGTCCACCGCGCCTACATCCTCGCCAGCGGCTGCAACAACTGCGTCACTTGCTCCGCCAGTAAAGGCCCCTGCAGCAGTTCCGACCGCCACGGATGCCCCTGTCCCACAAGCCACTGCCGCCAAACCGCATGCCGCTGTTTCCAGTGTAATGGAATTCCATCAACTTGGTTCCTGCCGCATTACCGCGATAGAACGTCTGCTGAAAGATGTGGATGACCGCACGCTGGCCGCCGCGCTGAAAGGCGTTGATAAGCCTTTGTTTTCGCTTTTCTGGTCTGCCATGCCAAAAGACCGCTGTGAAAAGCTGCTGGAGGATATGAGCTCCGCACTGAACATCCGCACGAAAGATGTTGAAGAAGCGCAGACAATAATTTTAAACACAGCCAAGGCATTGGAACAAAAGCAGGAACTGACACTTGACTTTCCGGACGGTGAGCTCTTAGCGCCACACTGGGAAGTCATTCTGTAG
- a CDS encoding helix-turn-helix transcriptional regulator translates to MENELLFRNRLKVARAEKNLSQGELAKLVGVSRQTISSIETGQFNPTAKLALLLCIALDKKFEELFYFE, encoded by the coding sequence ATGGAAAACGAATTGCTTTTTCGCAACCGGCTCAAGGTTGCACGTGCCGAAAAAAATCTTTCGCAGGGTGAGCTTGCAAAACTGGTCGGCGTTTCCCGCCAAACCATAAGTTCCATTGAAACCGGACAGTTTAACCCTACAGCCAAGCTGGCACTGCTGCTGTGCATTGCTCTGGATAAAAAATTTGAGGAACTGTTCTACTTTGAATAA
- a CDS encoding DUF6442 family protein gives MNKDEILRKAQSKKSNTPDEMELQVVHKGGSIALFAVVVVCFIFMLIKMAVKQPWCDVYSLLFISMGVQHLYKGIKLHQKHELVLGVFFTILAVVMVIAYCWDIMG, from the coding sequence ATGAACAAAGATGAAATTTTAAGGAAAGCGCAAAGCAAAAAGTCCAACACACCGGATGAAATGGAACTGCAGGTGGTACACAAAGGGGGAAGTATCGCTCTGTTCGCTGTTGTGGTGGTCTGCTTTATTTTCATGCTGATTAAAATGGCGGTCAAACAGCCGTGGTGTGATGTTTACAGCCTGCTTTTCATCAGCATGGGCGTACAGCACCTTTACAAAGGCATTAAACTGCATCAAAAACATGAGCTGGTGCTGGGCGTATTTTTCACAATTCTTGCCGTTGTAATGGTCATTGCCTACTGCTGGGATATCATGGGGTAA
- the rlmD gene encoding 23S rRNA (uracil(1939)-C(5))-methyltransferase RlmD, whose amino-acid sequence METIQCPLYRKCGGCQLQNMEYPHQLEWKQKRVQKLLGKFGTAEPILGMQHPYHYRNKVQAAFTADRCGNILSGVYQSSTHHVVAVESCLTEDETADKIMATVRKLMKSFKLKPYDEITGRGFLRHVLVKRGFCSGEVMVVLVAATPIFPAKKFVAALRREHPEITTVLLNLNDRRTSMVLGEREKVLYGPGFIEDTLCGCKFRISAKSFYQINPVQCEKLYGKAMELARLSGKETVIDAYCGIGTIGLVASKQAGCVLGVELNRDAVHDAVANAKLNHIKNARFLCGDATECLTKMAEEGDHADVVFMDPPRAGSNERFLLSLSELAPKRVVYISCNPETQARDLEYLCERGYTVKTIQPVDMFPHTNHIETVVLLEKNVSNDK is encoded by the coding sequence ATGGAAACAATACAATGTCCGCTGTACCGCAAGTGCGGCGGCTGTCAGCTGCAAAACATGGAATATCCGCACCAACTGGAGTGGAAGCAGAAACGGGTGCAGAAGCTGCTCGGAAAGTTTGGCACGGCAGAGCCGATTCTGGGAATGCAGCATCCTTACCATTACCGGAACAAGGTGCAGGCGGCGTTTACGGCGGACCGCTGCGGAAACATTCTGTCAGGCGTTTATCAGTCCAGTACCCATCATGTTGTGGCGGTGGAGTCCTGCCTGACAGAGGATGAAACAGCAGATAAAATCATGGCGACTGTCCGCAAATTGATGAAAAGCTTTAAACTGAAACCCTACGATGAAATAACGGGGCGCGGTTTTTTGCGCCATGTGCTCGTGAAGCGCGGCTTTTGCAGCGGGGAAGTCATGGTGGTGCTGGTGGCTGCAACACCGATTTTTCCAGCCAAAAAATTTGTTGCGGCACTGCGCCGGGAACACCCGGAAATTACAACAGTGCTGCTGAATTTGAATGACCGCCGCACGAGCATGGTGCTCGGAGAACGAGAAAAGGTACTTTATGGTCCGGGTTTTATTGAAGACACGCTGTGCGGCTGCAAATTCCGTATTTCTGCTAAAAGTTTCTATCAAATCAATCCGGTGCAGTGTGAAAAGCTGTATGGCAAAGCAATGGAGCTTGCCCGGCTTTCCGGGAAAGAGACTGTTATTGATGCATACTGTGGTATCGGTACGATTGGGCTGGTGGCATCCAAACAGGCTGGCTGTGTGCTGGGTGTGGAACTAAACCGCGACGCGGTGCATGACGCAGTTGCAAACGCAAAGCTAAATCACATTAAAAACGCCCGTTTCCTCTGTGGGGATGCAACAGAGTGCTTGACGAAGATGGCAGAGGAAGGCGACCACGCGGATGTCGTTTTTATGGACCCGCCGCGCGCAGGCAGCAACGAACGTTTTTTGCTGTCGCTGTCCGAACTGGCACCAAAGCGTGTGGTGTATATTTCCTGCAATCCGGAAACGCAGGCGCGGGATTTAGAATATCTCTGCGAGCGCGGTTACACGGTAAAAACAATTCAGCCGGTGGATATGTTTCCGCATACAAACCACATCGAAACGGTTGTGCTGCTTGAAAAAAATGTGTCGAATGATAAATAA
- a CDS encoding HNH endonuclease, with amino-acid sequence MGNRMYQCTTLSSEEWKDVLSTMEKGSLVYSVVGTVYQSNDHRLNASAIAEILGVSHFIILNKQVGLFGRYIYDHYTFLNCPLRDNGEIRWWNIVFDGEDVFTEDNKACQPRCDWILKPEMLEAINVLKLFPKQGRKTAGTPKNLYKVTRMYQDIQHLKGKERECIIKARCNQGQIRKNALAKYHACELCGMKVQPLLVASHIKPWCDSNPDEKGDIDNIMLLCPQHDALFDRKLISFDEDGTILINSNIDDEDKKLLGIHEGQKVTLTERREAYMEYHRGKFYENNISEK; translated from the coding sequence ATGGGAAACAGAATGTATCAATGTACAACCCTGTCCAGCGAAGAATGGAAAGACGTCCTTTCAACCATGGAGAAAGGGAGCCTGGTGTATAGTGTTGTCGGAACTGTCTATCAATCCAATGATCATCGTTTAAATGCGAGCGCGATTGCAGAAATACTTGGTGTTTCCCACTTTATTATTTTAAATAAGCAGGTTGGTTTGTTTGGTCGGTATATCTATGACCATTACACATTCCTGAATTGCCCGCTGCGTGACAATGGTGAAATCCGATGGTGGAATATTGTGTTTGACGGCGAGGATGTTTTTACAGAAGACAACAAAGCATGTCAGCCGAGATGCGATTGGATTTTGAAGCCGGAGATGCTTGAAGCAATCAATGTGCTGAAGCTGTTCCCCAAACAGGGAAGAAAAACCGCAGGAACTCCCAAGAACCTTTATAAAGTCACAAGAATGTATCAGGATATCCAGCACCTGAAGGGAAAAGAAAGAGAATGTATTATTAAGGCCAGATGCAATCAGGGGCAGATCCGAAAAAACGCGCTGGCGAAATACCATGCTTGTGAACTATGCGGGATGAAAGTACAGCCGCTGTTGGTGGCAAGCCACATTAAGCCGTGGTGCGATTCCAATCCGGATGAAAAAGGCGATATTGATAATATTATGCTTTTGTGTCCGCAGCACGATGCTTTGTTTGACAGAAAACTCATCTCCTTTGATGAGGACGGAACAATCCTGATCAATTCCAATATTGACGACGAAGACAAAAAACTGCTGGGAATTCATGAGGGACAAAAGGTTACCTTAACAGAACGGCGCGAGGCATACATGGAATACCACAGAGGAAAATTCTACGAAAATAACATCTCTGAAAAATGA
- a CDS encoding tautomerase family protein produces MPYITLESGKLTKEQKEELIAQMTRIASEITHIPRSFL; encoded by the coding sequence ATGCCATATATTACACTGGAAAGCGGAAAGCTTACAAAAGAACAGAAAGAGGAACTGATTGCGCAGATGACCCGCATCGCCTCGGAAATTACACACATTCCCCGCAGTTTTTTGTGA
- a CDS encoding L-2-amino-thiazoline-4-carboxylic acid hydrolase translates to MAQTDEIQHFLTAKFGEEKGNNLYSMQQGRLRRLLQKAQKNHSPAQMKTLEKTILPRVALYQILQETPEKADAYRIVKEYMVDVVCEKSKKQYSEMEQMPFFYDIFRKVFTFVTLKSDNWSAELFCREKDKFTIHIHRCLWYSACKDNGCPELCRLLCDCDEINYGGLHKMKFAREGSIGKGQNFCDFTFLRQTKKEKV, encoded by the coding sequence ATGGCACAAACAGATGAAATTCAGCATTTTTTGACTGCAAAGTTCGGGGAAGAAAAAGGAAATAACCTTTATTCCATGCAGCAGGGGCGCCTGCGCAGACTGCTGCAAAAAGCCCAGAAAAATCATTCACCCGCACAAATGAAAACACTGGAAAAAACGATTTTGCCGCGGGTCGCGCTTTATCAAATTTTGCAGGAAACGCCGGAAAAAGCGGATGCATACCGCATTGTAAAAGAATATATGGTAGACGTAGTATGCGAAAAATCAAAAAAGCAGTATTCCGAAATGGAACAAATGCCGTTTTTCTACGATATTTTCCGAAAAGTATTTACTTTTGTTACATTGAAAAGTGACAACTGGTCTGCCGAGCTGTTCTGCAGGGAAAAGGACAAGTTTACGATACATATTCACCGCTGTCTGTGGTATTCTGCCTGTAAGGACAATGGCTGTCCGGAACTGTGCCGGCTGCTTTGTGATTGCGATGAAATCAATTACGGCGGACTCCACAAAATGAAATTCGCGCGGGAGGGCTCTATTGGAAAAGGACAGAATTTTTGTGACTTTACATTCTTGCGCCAAACCAAAAAGGAGAAAGTATGA
- a CDS encoding cysteine hydrolase family protein: MKGTALVIIDVQEALVNAHPAGEKQFLANLKQLLYAARENNVPVLYVQHCDEELVPGSAGWQVYHEIAPLPGEKTFRKHFTSAFRQTDFGGYLQQHGIRSLVFAGMQTEYCVDTTCRVAFEYGYSIVIPEGATATFDSRKFISAAQLQEYYEQDIWNGRFAKVLPMAQVLNCLWEKE, from the coding sequence ATGAAAGGCACCGCATTGGTCATCATTGACGTACAAGAAGCGCTGGTAAATGCACACCCGGCCGGGGAAAAACAATTCCTAGCAAATTTAAAGCAGCTGCTTTACGCTGCACGTGAAAACAACGTTCCGGTTCTTTATGTGCAGCACTGCGACGAAGAACTGGTTCCCGGTTCCGCCGGCTGGCAGGTGTACCACGAAATTGCACCGCTGCCTGGTGAAAAGACTTTTCGTAAGCATTTTACAAGTGCCTTTCGACAGACAGATTTTGGCGGTTATCTGCAGCAGCACGGCATCCGCAGCCTTGTCTTTGCCGGGATGCAGACGGAATACTGCGTGGACACTACCTGCCGTGTAGCGTTTGAATACGGTTACTCCATTGTCATTCCGGAGGGGGCAACGGCGACCTTTGACAGCCGCAAATTTATCTCTGCTGCACAGCTGCAGGAATACTACGAGCAGGATATTTGGAACGGCCGCTTTGCAAAAGTGCTGCCAATGGCGCAGGTGCTGAACTGCCTGTGGGAAAAGGAGTAA
- a CDS encoding TfoX/Sxy family protein — protein sequence MASTPEYVQYVCEQIAGVGAVRSRKMFGDYMVYVNDKPILLLCDNAVYVKKLDCIREKMAGAQTGVPYEGAKEHYLLDIDDAAFSCEIVHELEQTVPLSKPRKRKTKLS from the coding sequence ATGGCTAGTACACCGGAATATGTACAGTACGTCTGTGAGCAGATTGCGGGAGTGGGTGCCGTACGTTCCCGTAAAATGTTTGGCGATTACATGGTTTACGTCAATGACAAACCAATTCTGCTGCTTTGCGACAACGCTGTGTATGTAAAAAAGCTGGACTGCATCCGTGAGAAAATGGCCGGCGCGCAGACAGGCGTTCCTTACGAGGGAGCCAAAGAACATTACCTGCTCGATATTGACGACGCCGCGTTCAGCTGTGAAATTGTGCATGAACTGGAGCAAACTGTGCCGCTGTCAAAACCGCGTAAAAGAAAAACAAAACTTTCATAA
- a CDS encoding DUF6512 family protein, with protein sequence MPAGVTELIIAFNIVGAVFTVIAGTLLHFTYDWCGRKKLAGAFSAVNESTWEHLKLLFTPMFAFSILEFLVYGRTLQNFFAVRFLSILLGMAVIVIAFYTYVGIIGKHFLAADIGTLLLGVIVAYWFSASLLPTSRFTAAGINQLGVFGMLLLLACVVFFTFAPPHIPLFKDPVTGRYGRTA encoded by the coding sequence ATGCCTGCGGGGGTGACAGAGTTGATTATTGCGTTTAATATTGTTGGAGCGGTTTTTACCGTGATAGCAGGGACACTGCTGCACTTTACATATGACTGGTGTGGCAGAAAAAAGCTGGCCGGCGCTTTCAGCGCGGTCAATGAAAGCACGTGGGAACACCTAAAACTGCTGTTTACGCCGATGTTTGCGTTTTCCATTCTGGAATTTCTGGTGTATGGCAGGACTCTGCAGAATTTTTTTGCAGTTCGGTTTTTGTCTATCCTGTTGGGGATGGCGGTGATTGTCATTGCGTTTTACACCTATGTTGGAATTATTGGAAAGCACTTTTTGGCGGCGGACATCGGCACCCTTTTACTGGGTGTAATTGTTGCTTACTGGTTCAGCGCCAGCTTGCTGCCGACCAGCCGGTTTACCGCTGCCGGTATTAATCAGCTTGGAGTGTTCGGCATGCTTCTGCTGCTGGCATGTGTTGTTTTCTTTACATTTGCGCCGCCGCACATCCCACTTTTTAAGGACCCGGTTACCGGCCGGTACGGAAGAACAGCATAA
- a CDS encoding peptide ABC transporter substrate-binding protein, which produces MKRVLAVLCSIVLLVVSMSGCGESKNANKTINIKLTAEPSTLDPQVAQGSDAATVISALYEGLCRLDSSGKAVPGVAESWKANSDSTEFTFNLRSNAVWNGNIKEVTGKSENETTSTPVTAQDFVFAWRRALDASTASPVCTAMMCIENAVQVHAGTLSSDKLGVTAKDSHTLVVKLRYTCPEFPQLTAQSVFMPCNEEFFTYAAGRYGMERATIFGNGPFSIPNYGWNHNQNLTAKRSSTYVGGTAALPSSLVFTIGDASASNSTASAAVTVSSSDSTSTSTGTDVVQSIVSGKMDIAPLDISSVSSAQKADLTVTSFQDTTGGLCFNTKGVFQSAALRRAFVQVLKRGTLLHLLPSGTQQADDILPPAIQFGGKPYRDQVTSGLFLKQSASAAAQGSSLLKKGTKVTLLCTEETKPLASEMLANWNQAFQTYFSLNAVDERTLLSSVSSGSYDIAIYPYTPVSADAYTALACFQSGQSGNFTQLKDSSYDQLLSGSTVSSGALAQAEKHLNDNAVFYPLYYTKHAYAAQSSVTGVLYRPFGAGLDLRGAGKDN; this is translated from the coding sequence GTGAAGCGCGTACTGGCCGTTCTGTGCAGCATCGTGCTGCTGGTTGTGTCCATGTCCGGATGCGGCGAATCCAAAAACGCCAACAAGACAATCAATATAAAACTTACAGCGGAGCCTTCCACCCTTGACCCGCAGGTTGCACAGGGCAGCGATGCCGCTACCGTCATTTCCGCACTGTACGAAGGGCTTTGCCGGCTGGATTCGTCCGGCAAGGCGGTACCCGGCGTTGCGGAGTCCTGGAAGGCCAACAGTGACAGCACAGAATTTACTTTTAATCTGCGCAGCAATGCGGTTTGGAATGGCAATATAAAAGAAGTAACCGGAAAATCGGAAAATGAAACAACCTCCACACCTGTTACTGCACAGGACTTCGTCTTTGCCTGGCGGCGGGCGCTGGACGCCTCTACCGCATCTCCAGTGTGCACTGCCATGATGTGCATTGAAAACGCTGTGCAGGTACACGCAGGTACCCTTTCCAGCGACAAACTGGGCGTAACCGCCAAAGACAGTCATACCCTTGTTGTAAAGCTGCGTTACACCTGCCCCGAATTCCCGCAGCTGACCGCACAAAGTGTTTTCATGCCCTGCAATGAGGAATTCTTTACCTATGCCGCCGGACGTTACGGCATGGAGCGTGCAACGATTTTTGGAAACGGACCGTTCAGCATCCCAAACTACGGCTGGAACCACAACCAAAATCTGACCGCAAAACGTTCCAGTACCTATGTTGGGGGAACTGCCGCACTACCGTCATCCCTTGTGTTCACCATTGGTGACGCCTCAGCTTCCAACAGCACCGCTTCCGCCGCTGTGACGGTTTCCTCCTCGGACAGCACCAGCACCAGCACCGGAACAGATGTTGTCCAATCCATTGTTTCCGGTAAAATGGATATAGCTCCGCTGGATATCTCCTCTGTCAGTTCCGCGCAGAAAGCCGACCTGACCGTCACTTCTTTTCAGGACACGACCGGCGGTCTGTGCTTTAACACAAAAGGCGTGTTTCAGTCCGCAGCTCTGCGCCGCGCTTTTGTGCAGGTACTAAAGCGTGGCACGCTGTTGCATCTGCTGCCCAGTGGTACCCAGCAGGCAGATGACATTCTGCCGCCCGCCATCCAGTTTGGCGGAAAACCCTACCGCGACCAGGTGACCAGCGGACTGTTTTTAAAGCAGTCTGCTTCCGCAGCGGCGCAGGGCAGTTCCCTGCTGAAAAAAGGAACAAAAGTCACCCTGCTGTGTACAGAGGAAACCAAACCGCTGGCAAGTGAAATGCTGGCAAACTGGAACCAGGCATTCCAAACTTACTTCAGCTTGAATGCGGTGGATGAGAGAACCCTCCTTTCCAGCGTCAGCAGCGGCAGCTACGACATTGCAATTTACCCATACACACCGGTTTCTGCAGATGCCTACACTGCATTGGCCTGTTTCCAGAGTGGCCAAAGCGGAAATTTTACACAGTTAAAAGATTCTTCCTATGACCAGCTGCTCAGCGGTTCCACCGTCAGCAGCGGCGCTTTGGCACAGGCAGAAAAGCATCTCAATGACAATGCGGTGTTTTACCCACTGTACTATACAAAACACGCTTATGCCGCACAATCTTCGGTTACTGGCGTGCTTTATCGCCCTTTTGGCGCAGGACTTGACCTGCGGGGTGCCGGAAAAGACAATTAA